The genomic interval AAGCAAAACAATATAATATGCGGGCATTGCGGGCATCAAAGACAGGATATGGGCTCGGGTGCTTCCTGCATTGCCATAGTCCCTATATTCAATCATCTAGAAAGCGAACAAATGCAAGAAATCATGAAAGCTATCCGTTCGGCGTCTTATAAAAAGGGCGAGTTGATCTATCTTGCGGGAGATACGGACGACTCGCTATATATTGTCCGAAAGGGCAAAATAAGGATTTATCGGCTGTCAGACTCGGGCAAAGAGCAATTGGTAAGAATCCTAAACCCCGGCGACTTTACGGGCGAGTTGGCTTTGTTTAGAGAATCCTACCACGAAGCCTATGCCGAGGCAATGAGCGACAGCGAGGTGTGCATAATCAAAAGGAATGATTTGCGGGCGTTTTTGTTAAAATACCCCACGATAGCGTTAAAGATTTTGGAAGAATTTTCCAAAAGATTGGATATGTCCGAGCAACAAACAACGCGGGTCGCCACCGAAAAAGCGGAAACAAGGCTTGCCCAATATATCGCCGAGCTAAAAAAAGGCGATTCTATGGATGTGGAGCTTTCCATGAGCCAAAAAGACTTGGCGTCATATTTGGGAACAACTCCCGAAACCATAAGCAGAAAACTTGCCGACCTGGAAAACAACGGCTATATAAAACTAAAATCAAGCCGAAAGATAAAAATTTTGGACTTGGACGGATTATTATCGGTATAACCTGATTTACGGCAGTCTATTGCCCATATAATTTGAATTTATTAGACGATTTATTATATAAGCTGTATTTATGACAGCTTTTTTATCTTTTTAGGCTGCTTAATAACTCCATAAAACGCCTAATCATTTATAAAAATATCTTTAAGTTTCATTTTTTTAAAAAATTATAAAAACCTAACAAAATTTTTTTAAAAACTTGACGCAGATCAATTTAATTTTTGGGCATTTTTGATACA from Clostridiales bacterium carries:
- a CDS encoding Crp/Fnr family transcriptional regulator → MAMDKDNKQNNIICGHCGHQRQDMGSGASCIAIVPIFNHLESEQMQEIMKAIRSASYKKGELIYLAGDTDDSLYIVRKGKIRIYRLSDSGKEQLVRILNPGDFTGELALFRESYHEAYAEAMSDSEVCIIKRNDLRAFLLKYPTIALKILEEFSKRLDMSEQQTTRVATEKAETRLAQYIAELKKGDSMDVELSMSQKDLASYLGTTPETISRKLADLENNGYIKLKSSRKIKILDLDGLLSV